ttacacagagcagacagggagcctcttcacagcccaggttacacagggcaccaggttacacagagcagagagggagccttttcacagcccaggttacacagggcaccaggttacacagagcagacagggagcctcttcacagcccaggttacacagggcaccaggttacacagagcagagagggagcctcttcacaacccaggttacacagagcagagagggagactcttcacagcccaggttacacatggcaccaggttacacagagcagacagggagcctcttcacagggcaccaggttacacagagcagagagggagcctcttcacaacccaggttacacagggcaccaggttacacagggcaccaggttacacagagcagaCAGGGAGCCTCTTCAAAGggcaccaggttacacagggcaccaggctacacagagcagacagggagcctcttcacagcccaggttacacagggcaccaggttaAACAGAGCAGACAGGGAGCCTCTTCAcagcccaggttacacagggcaccaggttacacagagcagagagggagcctcttcacagcccaggttacacagggcaccaggttacacagagcagagagggagcctcttcacagcccaggttacacagggcaccaggttacacagagcagagagggagcctcttcacagcccaggttacacagggcaccaggttacacagagcagagagggagcctcttcacagcccaggttacacaggacaccaggttacacagagcagaagagggagcctcttcacagcccaggttacacagggcaccaggttacacagagcagagagggagcctctTCACAACCCAGGTTACACAGCGCACCAGGCTACACAGGGCACCAGgctacacagagcagagagggagcctctTCACATCCCAGGCTACACAGGGCACCAGGCTACACAGGGCACCAGgctacacagggcaccaggttacacagagcagagagggagcctctTCACATCCCAGGCTACACAGGGCACCAGGCTACACAGAGCAGACAGGGAGCCTCTTCACAGCCCAGGTTACAAAGGGCAGACAGCACACAGGGAGTCTGGGGGAGGGGCCTGGGGTGGGATAGCCTTCCATAGTTCACAGGAGGGAGCCAGGATCGTGACTGATCCGCTAACAATTGCATCAAAAGCATCGTGCAAAATCAGCGGCATGCCAGCCAGGAGAGATCCATCACACAAGCCAGGGCCCGTGGGCTCCGGaactgctctctccccctctctctctatcgctatcTTTCTCTCCTTGGCCTGTTGGGCCTGTCAGTGGCAGACTGAGCCATGCAGGAGCTGGAATCAAAGCCTTCCTTCCCTGGTGTGACATTCACAGCATTTCAATTGAGCCATCAATCTGTCAAGCCCCACTGCTGCTAAACCAGGCTGGATTACACACAGAAAGGGGGAGTGCAGGGGTTGGATGTGGATGTACCTTTCCCCTTTCGCCACCTCACTGTAGTTAGGGTCTATTGAACACTATGTACTGAACATCATGTGACAAACGATGGGTTTTCGGAGGCGGCCGTGTAAAAGTTTATTTTCTCTCATTATGTGTATTCCACTGATGCCAATTGGAAGTTTCTCTAACTCttgcttctctctccccctcgttaTGTGTTTGTTTTTGTTCTTCCTCAGACCGGGCTCCTGTAAGGAGGAGATAAAGTCCTCTAGTAGGACAGTCCCCTCCTCGCAGTCCCCGTCTGACTTCCTGGACAAGCTCATGGGGAAAAGGTCTGGCTATGACGCCCGCATCAGACCCAACTTCAAAGGTACCTTAAGTATTTTCAGAAGTGTGCCACAGCTCCCATAAAAACTTCACGGAGTGAATGCAAGCGGACAGCCACTGTTTTTAATACAATGCTGAATAGGACTTGCCTGTAGAAGTATACAGGAAGCATAGAACTGCTTACTTAAAGTTTGAATTTTATCCATAAATGTACCCAGATTTCTATTATATGAAAACATTTTAATTACTGAATGCTATAATGTCATTATTTTGTTAGATACTTCTCCCTAATAGCTGTAATCATATTTTTTTCTGAAGCTATTTTAACTGTCACGCTAGCTGCTCAGCCAGAAATATTCACAAATCATGGGAATCCGTTGTGCTGTGCAGACACTGTCTCCCTCCGAGGCACGTGTTGCTAGGCAACGCCCTGCACTTGCCTGGGTAGGCCTTCTCCCTCCATGGCTAAAGCCAGCGTAAGAAACGTGCTAACAAACGTTTGTGCTATGAAACTAAATACAACTTCTTTGCTAGATTCATGATGGTGTTAGACAAAGCAAGGAAAGTGAACTCATTTGCCCATGCTAACGTTCAATCAAACCGTAACTGAATGCCTCATTGCCGGTCTGCCTACTTTCCATAGCAAGCCATTTCATGAACGGGGTGGTGTAAatcaaatttgtcacatacacatggttagcagatgttaatgcgagtgtagcgaaatgattgtgcttctagttccgacagtgcagtaatatctaacaagtaatctaacaattccccaacaactacctaatacacacaaatctaaagtggcgaatgagaatatgtatatataaatatatggacgtgcgatggccgagcggcataggcaaggtgaaATAGATGGtagaaaatacagtatatacatgtgatatgagtaatgtaagatgtgtaaacattattcaagtggAATTGTTTAAAGTAGcatgactagtgatccatttattaatgtggccagtgattgggtctcagtataggcagcagcctctctgagtttgTGATtgttgtttagcagtctgatggccttgagatagaagctgtttttcagtctcttggtcccagctttgactcacctgtactgaccttgtcttctggatggtagcggtgtgaacaagCAGTGACtcaggtggttattgtccttgatgatctttttggccttcctgtgacattgggtgctgtagttgtgctgtaggtgtccagtgatgtgttgtgcagaccgcaccaagGCTCTTGCCGTACCAGGCTATgttacagcccaacaggatgctctcgattgtgcatctgtaaaagtttgtcagggttttgggtgacaagacaaatttcttcagcctcctgaggttgaagaggcgctgttgcgccttcttcaccacactgtctgtgtgggtggaccatttcagtttgtctgtgatgtgtacgcctaggaacttaaaactttacaccttctccactgctgtcccttcaatgtggataaaggggtgctccctctgctgtttcctgaagtccccagcatgtggggacaacagactgggatagggagcgattgaattgtccgtaaacacaccagccagctggtctccGCATGCTcagaggatgcggctagggatagTGTAcataataaactggccactgagtggcTATTTCATACTTGCTCCACATCAGAGAGTTAACAGCAAGACACTCACCACTTCCTGTACATACAATAaccctcagtgtcattcaaagATTTCAAAATTATCGCTAACAAACTTTTACACAGCAGGTCAAACAGTTGAAAGGATTCTTCCATATAAGCAGTGATGGATTGTCTTTTTATCATTTCTTCAGGTCCGCCTGTGAATGTCACCTGCAATATTTTCATCAACAGCTTTGGGTCCATCACGGAAACTACTATGGTGAGTCAACTGACCAACTTGAATTTCCACAGTGAATTAACATCCTGGAATAAGAAACTGTTTTAAGCTGTGATGTGTACATTGAATGTGTTGCTGACTGCTGCCATCTTGAATGGGTCTCAGAGAGACAAACCTGTATAaagaaaggtgaaataaaaaatgtaaataaatatgcGCTTTATACAAAATACCATAATTATCCAGGTAGCATGATAACCCTAAGGCAGTCTCATTGCTTTGTAATCATGAATGACCGTGATAAGGAGCATATTTGAGCAGGCTACTAGCTAAATCCCTGAATTGAAGAAAGAGAAATCTAAATGATCTCCTCCAGCTAATACAATACCCTGTTAATTCCTACCCTTTGGCCTGCTCAGTATTGGATCAattccctcacctctctccctttatttCCTGGAGCCTATCAGAGCAACCTTCAGAGACCAGTGGGTCAGTGATGTTCTGATAATGAACTGTCCACTCTGCAATTAAAATGAAAAATTGGAGGGAAAAAAAAGAGTGAAATGGAAAGAAGTGCGAAAGAATCTCTCCCTGTAAGCCTGTCCAATACAAGAGGGAAAGTGCTTGGTCAGTAGATTGTAGTTGTTAAAGGCTCTTTTGGCACAGAGGGCTGGACCCCAGGTTAGGTCAGTGTGGACAGAGGACACTTGTGATGTCACTGGACAATGTGGTAAAGGCCTAGTGTTTATTGTGATAAATGTGTTGTGCTGCCCTTAGTTTATTTGTGGTACCtcatgggaacagagacagaccgTTATGAACTGCCGgaggagacagacacagctgAGTCTTTCAATACCATGAGCATTTACTTAAATGATTCACTTGAATAACTCCTGTGACTAAATGAGGACGTGAACTTTTTGTGGAATTAACCAAATTTCAAAGTAGTCATTCATTGATTTTACTTCCCACAAAGCATATTTTTGTCATTTCAACAGGCACTGAACAGAACATAGATTAACCCAGAATCTGGTACTTCATTCTGCACTAAGTATTCTAGGTTATTGTCTGTGATTTCCCCCTTTACAAATGGACAAAATGTCAATTACTCCTGCATGACTCCTAATTCCTTTAGCGTAACCCTAAACTACATAGATTCACACTACTTTCCAAAGTATAAATACACCCTACTTTTCAAAGAACTAATTAAAAtgttgcgttgtcttggctataATTAACAACAGTAAAGGTTATTCATTGAATCAGACTTCCTACTTTACATCAGAGACAGACGATCATGAACCGAACAAGCTAATTGAAGAATTGAAACCTGTCAATGGTATCACTTCATTAATTGCCTCCTATAGTGTGTGACAAGGTATGACACACTGTCTCAAACTACTATGTCTCAATCTCGATTCATcttccacaattcctgacgtcCTACCTCCTCGCCTCCTCAACCGCATTCCAGGAGAAGTTCCAAATCCATCCCCTCTGACCTTTTTTCCAGTGCGTTTTTGAGGAGGTGGCGAAGAAAGAGAATGCGAGGAATCGAGGAAAGATTCATGGAGAAAGAGACGATTACTAAATGTATTGGTCAATCCACAGGACTACAGGCTCAATGTGTTCCTACGGCAAAAGTGGAACGATCCCCGCTTGGCTTACCAGGAGTACCCAGACGACTCCTTGGACCTGGATCCTTCCATGTTGGACTCCATCTGGAAGCCTGACCTTTTCTTCGCTAACGAGAAGGGGGCTAACTTTCACGAGGTCACCACCGACAACAAACTGCTGCGGATCTTCCAAGATGGGAGTGTACTGTATAGCATCAGGTGAGCAGAAACAATTCTGTCTGTGGCCACAGGGGGAGCAAGTGAGTTATTCAAGATGCTTCTGTCTGTGGCCACAGGGGGACCGAGTGAGTTATTCATCACATTAACTTTGATACCAATATATTAGTCCCACAATCAAAACCAAACACTGCTGTGAGTTGATCTATCTCTCCTTCATCAACATTCATGACCCCATGAAAGGAATTGAAAAACATGCAGTTAGGCATACCATATTGGTTACAATGGCAGATTTATTCGCTAACAATCACACAGTAGTCCAAAAGGCATTTTAGTAGGTACCTCTCTGAAACCGAGAACACAAAGAAACTTCGGAGGCTCATTCGTCAGTGTATTTGTGGGGGATATTTTTGAGCCTGGAATTTCACGTCATCGCAGCAATATAGCGATGGGGCTCCTGCTGCGAGCAGCATAGCGCTGTTGCCTCTCGTCTGTCCTCTGGGCAATGCATTACAGCAGGTAATTACACGGCTTCTCTTAACTCAAACTCCTTAATAGTTACTTCTCTTCCCCGCGGCTCCTTGAAGGCTCAATGCATCAGCGCCTCAATAAATAAAGGGAAGGATGTGTCTACCAATTAGTTTGCTATTGTAACCAAATGGCATTGTAACTCACAGCATCCTTTGCAATTTGCCTTTTCCGATAACGCTCACAATTCATGCCATAATGTATAGTACAGAGTTCATCTTGGGATAGGTCGTAAAACTGTCCACCGTCAAAGCATTAGGTGAGTTTtaatcaaatgtctgccctgtgAAGCACCTTTGGTGACCTTTGCAGCTGTCCTCCTTGCCTCTGTCTTCATTTCTCTCTGTATGTTATAATTCTCTTCTTCTACGCTCTCCTTTGCCCTTTACCTTTAACCTAAAGCTGcccttgtctctctctatctcaggcTGACTCTCATCCTGTCCTGCCCTATGGACTTGAAGAATTTCCCCATGGATATTCAGACCTGTACCATGCAGCTTGAAAGCTGTgagtctccctctatctccttcctctttttcatctcctcctcctccccttttcATACTGGCTATTAGCTTATAGATGGAGCAATTTTAGTTGTGAAAATCTTAATCTTATCATCACAAAGGGGTGACATTGATTGAGGTTATATTCAATGCCTGAATGTGACCGGCTAGGTTTTGAGTTGCTGCTTTTATCAAACATCCTCTGATGACGGTTACGCATGCATAAAATAAAAGATGGACTTTCTGACACCGACTTGTGTAGTGCAATAACAAATTACAcgctttttattttacctttatttaactaggcaagtcagttaagaacaaattcttattttcaatgactgcctaggaacagtgggttaactgccttgttcaggggcagaacaacaaatTGTCGTCTcgaggattcgatcttgcaacctttcggttacaagtccaacgctctaaacactcggctacctgccacccctttgACAGTGATATCCTTTAAGGGCAATGAAATGAATGTGCAGTGTATCAAACATGTAGGAATCTCTTCATAAAACATATAAATAGAACAAAGTCAGTGGCTAAATCCTGGATATAGCATGTCCTTCCTTATTACCTAGATAAAAGGTCAAGAAAAAAAGTCAATTCGCTACCCCCTTGCCCCCAGCACTGATGGCATCTGCCCCCCTACAAATCTCATTTCCAGGATATCAATAATGAAACCTTCATTTTATGTTCCCTTTTATTATATGCCTCACCCCTGGCGCCCTCCACAAGGCCAGACAAAATAACTAGTTGATATTCCTATTGCTTTGCCCCTCTGTTTCAATTGGAATAGTTTCACTAGTTTAAGAACTTGCTTGGAGCAAAAACAgactataccaaacattaggaacaccttcctaatattgagttgcacccccctctgttgccctcagaacagcctttagggtgtaccacagtatgagtcataatacccataaaacctagtggtcaaacagggaaatggttccaatcgtttttccattggaaccatttcccagtttgaccactaggttttattGCTGTTATGAAACCTCCACTGTTGGCTTCTATATGTCGGGGTATGGATACTACTAGGTGTCCATGCCggatgctggcccgtgttgactccaatgcttcccacggttgtatcaagttggctggatgtcctttgggtggtggaccattcttgatacacatgggaaactgttgagtatgGAAGAACCCAGCAGCAtcgtagttcttgacacaaaccgttgtgcctggcacctactaccgtaccctgttcaaagccacttaaatattttgtcttgccctttcaccttctgaatggcacacatacacagtccgtgtctcaattgtctcaaggcttaaaaatccttctttaacctgtctcttcccattcatctacactgattgaagtggatttaacaagtgacaacaataagggatcatagctttcacctggattcacttggcCAGtcttttgtatactcagtgtatttcaATGCCAAATATGATAAAgatgaatatatatatttgtgggAATCAATATGCAGATgcatatacagatgtaggatcttaatttgacctatattgtcacagcaaaataatcctgcagcaatagGATTTTAAAGTTTAGttcataatgttgcttgattgtGGATAGGCTATTAGTTGGCCACAAtcaggctacatgaaaagtgctaAACTGTTAATATAACCATGTTGGTTTTCTGTGAATGTATGCAAATTATGAAGCTCTGCATTTCCTGTGGTGCAGGAaatttctcagcaacaaaagaacgatcaaattaaaatcctacatctgtGAGGTTCACTATTCTCATCATTGCCCTACAGAGTAACCCTATACCACtgtcgtcgtcgtcgtccccTCCGTTGTCTGCAGTTAAACCCTCCTAAAGTGTGGAGATCAAGTGAGGAGAGATCTTGTCCAACAGCAGAGAACGTGCCAGCCAGCAGGTTTACTACCTGACAGGGCCATTACAGGAGTCCTAATCCTTTCTGATTAAAGGAAGCCCTCCTCTCTGTGGCTCTAAAGGGGCCAGCCAGCTCTGTTTTGACAAGTGTTACTACACCGCCCAAGGGTGTGATCACCTTGTCTGCCCGGGAGGACAGGGCGAGGACACAGTTGCAGGTTTAACTGCCACGCGATGTGCCAACTGCCAACGCTGCcacattgagagagagcgaggagggaaGGGAGCGGGAGGGAGTGGTCTGAGGATTCCAGTGCTGTTTGTTACCTGTAATCTTGATGCCTTGAGCTctagtaaacatttacattttttatgttTGCCTTATTCTGACAGATCATGTAGCTATTTCATATTTCAAACAATCTTTTAAACCATGATGTGTTCTTGTGACCCAATTTGGTATCATTAAACTAGTAAGTAAATGGATAAAGTGTAAATCCACTGGACAGAGTTAGACTGGACTAATTCAGAGCACCatctaaatgtgtttttttacagGGACAAGGCCCATAAACATCAAAAAGAGACCAGACCACATCAATACGAAACCATATTCTCTGCTAGGTAACCTTGTCAAACACATCCAGACAGTCCAGAGAACATTTCATCACCGTTATGAAAACCTTGATATTTTCCTTGCTCGTTAATGAAGGTTGTGTGAATGACTCAGAACTCAACAGGGGAGAAATACGTGTGTTTTAGTGGTGGCGTTGTTTTCAGTCTGCTGGTAAGGATCGGGGGATAATATCTTCAATAATTGATGTCTTTGTTACTCGGGCCCCAAGGGGCCCCAGATGGACATCAGTAGTATTATTCAGATGTGTAAAGTATTCCACGGCAGCCTCAGCTTACTGTCCTTTGTCTGAGGCAAGGCACTTCTAAACAACTCCTGTATACTGTGCTCTAATGGGCGGCCgagggtggggtgtgtgtgtgtgcaaagcaATTACAGTCTCGTCTTGAGTGGTTATGTACGGGTGCTTGGTCGAGTGTGATGTATGTTTGCTTAAACTGTAACCTCACCAAACTGACAGGCTTTGTGGGTCTTCAGCGGCGCAAACACGTGTAAGCGAATGCAAGGGCAACCCTGCATCCATTAAGCCATTAGCTCCCGCTGTCGGGGAGGCATGCACCTCACGTTCACCCTTCGCATTCAACCTTCAAGCAACCGGTCTGCCACTTTGGAAGCTGTGGCGTATGACCTTTATCATGACAAACAGGCGGGGAGGGAGATGTGAACAGAATGGCAGCTGGACTGAGGGACATCGCCCTATATATcccacacctctccctccctaactcttTACACCCTGGTCTATGTCTGTccaaccctccatctctccctttctcaactctatccctctctccatatgtcTATCATTTAAGCTTGGGCGGTATACCATACACCAGGTTATTTGTAAATGGCCACAGGATGGTTTTTTAATACCATTTGAAACTTTCTTTTAAGTTTTTCAATACATTGTAGttactttttaagtaaatacctgcagtcaacttgtgcaatgcGTTAGGACATAAAGCAGGTTATTACatattattttacattatgaagcttatAGTTCCCTAGAACAGCCAGTCACGTGTAAATAGCACAAAGGGAGAAagccggagcaggtgagtccagctgtGTATTGACGGGTCGCGTTTCATATTGAATGTTTTTGGTTTCAATGGAGTGATAAGGGACGTGCAACTATAGATTTCCGTCTGAAATACGTTAGTGCAACACATTCGGCAGAAAATGTGTTAATTTTCATGAACAGAAGTGGAACGCTATTCAGCTGATGCATGGCCATCCTATTTCTAATGTTTATCATGGTTTCTTGAAGTTCATCTTGAATTTTACCAGAGAAAAGTAGGTTCGCTATACCAAGAAAAGTACCAGAGaaaagtagctacacatcagtcaaagcactgtctgctgatagaatgcccATTCTTGAATTCTCATGAGTGGAGAAGTGCAAGTGAAGCACAAAATGTGTGTGATGCCCAGCAGAAATGACAAAAATAAGCATTTGAGATCTGCCTTTACAAAACGCAGAATAAGATTACTTACGTATATTATATTTTTTTCCTGCGTGAAAAATTCAGATTAACTTCCCTTAcgaaaaaagattgcagtcagagtgcagtataaccgAGGTGCAAtacagtataactgcagttaaAGTGCACTATGCTGCAAATactgccttattgcttaattatattgCAGTACACTGCAGTTATTCTGTAGCTCCTACATATAtttataactttatgagctggattgcctgtctttgcaatttgttatttttgtgtgtgtttgttggcaTATTTAGCTAGCAGACTCATTGGAAATTCGCTGTTACTTGTGCTACTTTTGTTAGCATTCTGGAACAGATTCCCAATGGTCGTTTTTTTGCATTTGTTTGGCGCCCCCTGGTGTATCAAGCATGTAATATTGTAAATCCCAGAATGAAGATACAAAAATCTGGAAACCGCCCAACACTTATATCTTGCCCTTTGCACCTCTGTTTCTCAatctctcccacccctcctccccccactgtCTCGTTCTCTGTAGTTGGGTACACCATGAATGATCTGATCTTCGAGTGGTTGGCCGAGAACCCGGTGCAGGTGGCTGATGATCTGACGCTCCCACAGTTTGTGCTGAAAGATGAGCAGGATCTAGGCTACTGCACCAAGCACTACAACACAGGTGGGACCTTGGTGGAACTTCACTTCCATTGTTCTTCTGGTAGAAACATAAATGACAGTATAGAGGTTTGGGGATTGAATTCAAGTTTAAGAAAAGTTCAGAGCATAAAGACGGTGCTTTATGCTCACTTAGTTTAactgagaaaaatatatataattaagtGCTCAATGGAGTAGCAACAACTTCCTTATCAACATGGACCAGTGGCAACTTTTCCAACCTACACATTTAAACATTTAGACTGACACACATACTTGCCATTTCTATTGTTTCCGGTGGCAGGTAAATTCACCTGCATCGAGGTTAAGTTCCACCTGGAGAGACAGATGGGCTATTACCTGATCCAGATGTACATCCCCAGCCTGCTCATTGTCATCCTGTCCTGGGTCTCCTTCTGGATCAACATGGATGCTGCCCCGGCTAGAGTGGGCCTAGGCATAACCACCGTGCTCACTATGACCACCCAGAGCTCTGGGTCCCGGGCCT
This window of the Oncorhynchus keta strain PuntledgeMale-10-30-2019 chromosome 4, Oket_V2, whole genome shotgun sequence genome carries:
- the glra4a gene encoding glycine receptor, alpha 4a, which gives rise to MLPQVIRILYVLSFCFFQGGFIRPGSCKEEIKSSSRTVPSSQSPSDFLDKLMGKRSGYDARIRPNFKGPPVNVTCNIFINSFGSITETTMDYRLNVFLRQKWNDPRLAYQEYPDDSLDLDPSMLDSIWKPDLFFANEKGANFHEVTTDNKLLRIFQDGSVLYSIRLTLILSCPMDLKNFPMDIQTCTMQLESFGYTMNDLIFEWLAENPVQVADDLTLPQFVLKDEQDLGYCTKHYNTGKFTCIEVKFHLERQMGYYLIQMYIPSLLIVILSWVSFWINMDAAPARVGLGITTVLTMTTQSSGSRASLPKVSYVKAIDIWMAVCLLFVFAALLEYAAVNFVSRQHKEFIRLRKKQRRQRIEEELARDSRGFYFRGYGLGHCLQTKDGTTVEGATVFTPPPPAVSTVYDGEAVRQRFVDRAKRIDTISRAVFPLSFLFFNIFYWITYKVLRHEDIHAKL